The genomic DNA GTAACGAACTTATGATGAAAAAAGTACTGACAAAAACAGCAGAAGTTTCAGTATTAACTGTATTCAGCGGACTATTTGCAGGCTATGCATTAGCGATATATCCTTTTGAACGAATTGCACACAAACAATCTTCCAATGCGAAAAAAATGAAAATCAAATATGCTTCTCAGTATTAATACCACCAAAAAGGTTCTTGTATCCTTCCAGTAAGGAACAAGGACCTTTTTTCTATATTTTGTGACAGAAGAAAAACACATGGAAAGAGATGTGATAAACGACGTAAAGACGGGTACAATGGAAGAAAAAAGGTGAGATCTGCATATGGAAGACTTCTTCATTATTTGGGCACCGCCGATTGTCCTTATCATTGCCATCATCGGTCTCTTTATCTGGGGAGCGAAGAAATGACAAAACACACCATGACCTGTCTCCGCATCGTATAATGTGGAAGCATTGGCACATCCTAAATTCCAAACGGACTTGAAAGGATGTGTCTTTAATGCCATTACAGGTTACCGATCAATTATCCTTATTGATGGACATCTTGAGAAGTCACCAATTGGATCAGTGTGGTTCCAGTTCAGAATGTGCTCAGATTGAACGGCTTACCAATTCCTTACTTCAAAATCCTCAAACACCTCTTGAGTTGAGGGAAACACTGACTTCCATCCAATCCTATAGCAAGAGCGGCGTCCAATCCCTAGCACTGGACCAACATATTACCGGATATCAGAACGAACTGACACAATGGATGAGTGTACTTGAACATTGAGAGAAAGATGAAACGTAACATAACGGAAAAAGACGATGAAACCTCCCAATTCGGTCTCATCGTCTTTTTAATGCAATAATTGTTTATTCAGTTGAGCAAGGAAGTTCAACCAGTATTGCGCTTCTTCCTTCTGATTTCGTTCACAATGCCAAAAGATCGATTCGATCGTCTGTGCGACAATATACCAGTGCATTCTTGTTTTCAATGCTGTCGTCAAAGGAACCCCGTAAGAGCGCAGCCATTCTTCCCATTCATGATCAGGTACATACCAATAAAGGAGCATTGCAAGATCCAATGCAGGATCCGCAATCACAGCACCGTCCCAATCA from Pseudalkalibacillus sp. SCS-8 includes the following:
- the cydS gene encoding cytochrome bd oxidase small subunit CydS — protein: MEDFFIIWAPPIVLIIAIIGLFIWGAKK
- a CDS encoding YtzH-like family protein — protein: MPLQVTDQLSLLMDILRSHQLDQCGSSSECAQIERLTNSLLQNPQTPLELRETLTSIQSYSKSGVQSLALDQHITGYQNELTQWMSVLEH